The DNA segment CCCCCGGCGTCGCCCGGTTCATGGACGAGATGCAACGCGGCCAGAGCGGCTGGCTCATCGGAGGGTTCGGCCACGTGGCCGCCTGGGACTGGGGCGCCGCCCAGCATCTCGCGGTTCAGCCCCGGGTCCGCTTCGGCCGCAGCATCCTCAGCCCGGCCACCTGGCGCCTGCTCAACACCAAACTGCCCGGCGCGGGCGCGCCCGCCGACAAGTGGGAGAAGACGTTCGGCGTACTGCGGGAGCGGTGGCGCCTGCCCCGGCACGTCCACCTCCAGCAACTGGACTCGCGCACGCCGCTGGACCTGGACCACCCGTCCCACCGCGCGCTGCTGCGCACGCGCCTGGAGCGGCACACCTCACAGGACCCGCTCGCCCTCGTCGAGGCCGAGCCGGACGACGCCTACGGATGGTGCGACGGCCGGCCCCACGAGATCGTCACCTACCTCGCCTCCACGGCGCCGCGCCTGCCGTCCCCGCCCCTGCGCGGCATGCCGGTCGCCGAACGCGGCCACGCCCAACTGCCCTGCGCCTCCCGTTACTTGTCTGTCCGCCTGTACTGCCAGGCGCCGACCCGGCATGCCCTCCTCGTCGATCACCTGCCCGGGCTCGTCACGGACCTTCCCCGCTCGATCTGGTGGCTGACTCCCCGGGACCAGGACGAGCCGGCGCACACGGTGCTGACCGTGCGGCTGGCCGAGGCCACCCGGGCCGCCGACGCGATGGGGACGCTCGGCGCGTGGGCCGAGCACCTGCTTGGTACCGGCGTGGTCAGCGATGTGGTCTTCGCCCCGTACCGGCCGCACACCGGCCTGTGGGGAGCCCGCGCATCGCTGACGGCGGCGGAAGAGGTCCTGGCAGCCGACTCGGCAGTCCTTGCCTACCAGCACGCCCACCAGCGTCATTTGCCTACCACACCGGTGCTCGCGGCCGCGAACGTCGTGGCCATCGCGTCCGGCTTCCACCTCGGCACCGCAGCCGGGCTGCGCTGGCTGGCGGCCCAGCCCAAGCCGCCCGCCGCCGAACAAATCCCAGCGCAGCTGCTGGAGCAGGCCCACGCACTCGCCGCCCCGGACAACGGCCCGTCAGCGCCCAGGTCAACTCCGCACGCTCGAGAGCTGGTTGACGGGCTATGGGCGGACCGCGAGGCCACCTTGAGCAGGCATCGCGCCGTACTGGACGCCGCCGACTCGCGCGCCGACGGGGACGCCGTGCTGCGGGCGCTGATCGCCGCGCACCTCCGCCTCGCCGGCGAGAGCGTCGACGGCACGGCCTGGCGGCTGGCCCGCGCCGCGGCGCTCGCCGGGACCCGGCCGCGCCGCAGGCCGGCTTCCTGAACGACCCGAGCACCCATATGTCCCACGGAGCCCACATGACCACAACACCCCACGACGATCCGGTCCTTCGCCTGCTCACCTTGGACCTGGATCGCGCCGCCGACCCGGGCGTCGAAAGGGGGCGCCCGTTGCGGCCGCGCCGCCAGGCACAGGAACCGATCAGCTCGCGGCGGCCGCCGATCCGAGACCCCTCGGCCGCCGGTATGCCGCCGCACGCGCTCGTGGACAAGGCGCCCGCACAGCGCGGGGCCCCGACCAGCGCGGCCGAGTTGCGCGCGATGCGGGAGGCCGACCTCGACCGTGCGCTCGCCCGGCACGCCGGAACCGGCACGGCCGTACGGGTCGCCCGCTACAGCCTGGTCGAGCCGGGGCAGGACCCCACGGTCCGCCTCGCCCAGACCCAGGTCGTGGTCTGCCGCCGCCACTGGACGACCGCCATCGTCACCTTCGACCGCACCGGGGACGGTAACCCGGCGCTCCGCCCGCAGCTGGGCCGGCTCGTCGCGGCACTGGACGCCGGCGAGATCCACGGCATCGTCGCGCTCTCCCGGGTCGACATCAGCCCCTTCGACGAGAGCTACGCCCGCACCCTCGCCGTCCTCCGCGCCCGCCGCGGCTTCCTGGCCCTGGCCCGCAGCGAGACCAGCATCTGACCGCGCCCCGCAGAAAGAGGCCCCGGCTCACGGGCGCCGGCCCCGGCCCGCGCCCGGATGCGAAGGCGCCGACAGCCGAACGGCGAGAACGCCGAGCGATGCACCAGATCAACTTCAGGAAGAGACCGTCATGACGTCCCCCGCTTTGCACACGCCCCTCGTGGCCCCGCTGCGGCACCAACGCCAGAAACTCACCACGGCAAAACCCGAGATTCCCGCCCTCCTGGTACGCGACCCCTCCACGAAGGAGATCACCGCGCGGGCGTCCCTTTCTCCCTCGACGGTCGAACGCCGGCCCGAGGCCACAGGCGAGAAGGACAGCTGCCCGCCGCGCCACGTCCTGGTGCGCGCGATCCTCTCCTCGGGCCAACTGCCGCGCCCCAGGGCGCCCCGGCCGACCCACTCCGAATGGAGGTCGCAGGAGATACGGCTCCTGCGGGCGTTCGCCCAGCACCTTCGGCCCACGGACATGACAGACGCAGCCGGCATCGCTGCCTGCGGCGTGCCGCGCCCCATGCACACCCCCGTGGACAGCGCAGGCGTCGGCAGCGCGACCGGGCTCATCCGCTACGGGCACCTCTGGAATCTGCTCGATCCGAGGCACGCCCGGGACGCGGCAGGAGCAAGCCGATGAGCGAGCGCGTGGTGCGCAGCCTCAGGACCGGCAGTGACCGGGCCGAGGCCGGGGCCCTGGTGGAGGACCGCCTGGGCAGCCTCGCCCGCAGCGGCCGACCCGTTGCCGCGGCAGCGGACGCTGCCGCCCCCTTCCTGGACCCGCAGAGCTCTCAGGGTGAACCGGTCGGCCTGTACGAGGACGACGTCCTGCTCGCCTGCCTGACCCTCGACCACGCCCCCGACCTCAAGCACTGGGGCCGAGAGGCCGATCGCACCGGCCTCCTCCTGCGCCACCTGTACACGCACCCGGACCACTCGGCCGACAGCGTCTTGCGCATCACCCTGTGGGCCGCCGACTACGCCGCCCGCCAGGGCATACCGCTCCTGCGCGCTGAGGTGCCCGCCCACCACCGCAGGGACACCAATCCCCTCACCGGCTTCCTCGACCGCCTGAAAGGGATGGGGTGGCAGAGCCGGGGGGTCGGGCCCGGCATCGCGGACGACCGCGTCGTCCGCCTCGAGCGGCAGACCGAGGAGATTCCCGGCCTTACCGGCATCGTCCGCCCCGCCCTGCGTGCACGAGACGACGAGAGCGCAGCATGAGCCCACAGCCCCAACTTCCCCTCCTCGCCCGCGACCTCATCACCCGCGTGCAGGAGGCCGCCGAGCACTGGTCGTGCCGTATCCGGCACGGCGTAGACGTCGTGGAGATCGGCCAGTTCCGGCACGTCGATCACGCCAACGCCAGCTTTCTCCAGCTCGTCCTGGCCGAGCACGGCTGGCCGGGACACCGCCTCGTGGGCGTGGACGGCTGCCGTGCCGCCTGGTGCCTCGCCCTTCATGCCGACCGGTTCGACCTCCAGCGCGCGGCAGTCCGCCTCCTTCATCGCGCTGTCGCCGAGGGCGATGCCCCGGGCTGGCAGGAGGTCCACCTCCAGGACCGCGCACTGATCATGGGCGCCCAGGCGCAGGAGTGGGGCACCCAGTACCGGATCACTCCCACCGGAGTGCAGCGGTGCTCTGTTCGGGAGCCTGCCGGACTCGACGCCCGCCGTGCATCGGTCGGCCTGCCGCCCGCCGCCACCGCAATGGCGGCGCTGCTCGACCGCCTCGCCGTATCCCGCCAGGCCGCCGATCCGACCGGCGAGGTCGACGCACTGCTCCCACTGGCGGAGGCGGCATGACGTCGCCCACCGAGCCCACGATTGTTGCGGCCGCCGCGCGTGGTGCAGCGAGCGTGAACCGCATCCACGGGGAGCCCCACTTCACCGGGCCGGTCGTCCAGGCCCGTTCCATCGAGGGCGGCATCCACTACCACGCCACGGCCACAAAGCAGCCTATCCCCCGACAACTCCCACCGATGTTCGCCCATTTCACCGATCGGGACGATGCCCGACGGGCCCTGGACTTGGCCTTTGAATCGGGGTTCAGGCTGTTCGTCGTCAGCGGGATCGGCGGTGTCGGCAAAACGGCGATGGCCGCATTCTGGCTGTCCCAGCGCGCCTTCCCGGACGGCCAGGTGTATGCGGACCTGTCCGCCGGGCGCACGCCCGACCCTCCGGAGGTGATCCTGCGACGGTGGCTGCGGGCCTTCGGCATCGAGCAGCCGCCGGCGGATCTCGCGGAGCTGACCGCGCTGTGGCGCACGGTCACGGCCACCCGCACGGTGGCGCTCCAGGTCGACGGAGTGACATCGCCGGACCAGGTCCGGCCCCTGCTCCCCGCCGGTCCGGACTGCGTGACCGTGGTGACCAGCCGGTCCGCTCTTTTTGAACTGGTCGCGGCCGGCGCCGCACTCCACTCGCTGGACGCCTTCAGCCCGTCCGCCGCGCTGCAACTCCTCGCCCGCCTGGCGGGCCAGGAGCGGATCGCCGCCTTGGCGGACGGCGGTGCCCGCCTGGCCGAGGTGTGCCACCGGCTCCCCCAGCCCCTGGTCCTCGCCGGCGCCCGCCTCGCTTCCCGACCGCGGCACTCCGCCGCGGCCCTCGCCGACTCCCTGGTCCGCCGGACCACGCTCTCCCACACCCACCGTGAGGATCCCATCCAGATGGTCACCATTTCGGCACTCGACGAGACGTACAGCGCACTGGCGCGCGAGATCCAGCACCTCTACCGCCATCTCGGCCTGCTCCCGGTCCACGACGTCAGCCCGGACATGGCCGCCGCGATCACCGGCCTGCCATGGCGCCGAGCCGAGGCCGGCCTGGACGCCCTCGCCGACGAGCATCTGCTGGAGCCGACCGCGACCCACCACGACGGTGTCCACTACCGCCTGGTCTCCGCCGCCCGCGGCCATGCCAGCGAACTGGCCCGGCGACACGACCCCGCAGGCGAGCGCCTCCTCGTGCAGCGACGGCT comes from the Streptomyces sp. SUK 48 genome and includes:
- a CDS encoding DUF6624 domain-containing protein, with the protein product MSPQPQLPLLARDLITRVQEAAEHWSCRIRHGVDVVEIGQFRHVDHANASFLQLVLAEHGWPGHRLVGVDGCRAAWCLALHADRFDLQRAAVRLLHRAVAEGDAPGWQEVHLQDRALIMGAQAQEWGTQYRITPTGVQRCSVREPAGLDARRASVGLPPAATAMAALLDRLAVSRQAADPTGEVDALLPLAEAA
- a CDS encoding tetratricopeptide repeat protein yields the protein MNRIHGEPHFTGPVVQARSIEGGIHYHATATKQPIPRQLPPMFAHFTDRDDARRALDLAFESGFRLFVVSGIGGVGKTAMAAFWLSQRAFPDGQVYADLSAGRTPDPPEVILRRWLRAFGIEQPPADLAELTALWRTVTATRTVALQVDGVTSPDQVRPLLPAGPDCVTVVTSRSALFELVAAGAALHSLDAFSPSAALQLLARLAGQERIAALADGGARLAEVCHRLPQPLVLAGARLASRPRHSAAALADSLVRRTTLSHTHREDPIQMVTISALDETYSALAREIQHLYRHLGLLPVHDVSPDMAAAITGLPWRRAEAGLDALADEHLLEPTATHHDGVHYRLVSAARGHASELARRHDPAGERLLVQRRLCEWLLSTAIQAQQRLTPAQATLQTSLGNATPACPAPFTDDAGALAWLETYESALLDILHVAEEAGWHELVWRTVDAFWPYFLRCHPYELWVTAHEIGLAAARHAGNDEAVRQMLASGAIGLTSAGRLDEAITWYTHALEAARAVGDTRDEGQALHGLGTCHWKAGRPSHARTLLTQAITRWEACGYPRGVALTTIVLGEIALTDDVGHAPELFTRAHVLLLDSCDPYEAARALALKGHARVLTGETAAGIEEMESALRMLAEAGSTPWQARTLELLGHGYRQQGEPQIAGDCYRRAAALYERISPAAAERVRELESAL